From a region of the Stenotrophomonas sp. BIO128-Bstrain genome:
- the flgH gene encoding flagellar basal body L-ring protein FlgH, whose translation MSRLAPTLRLLAAAALIATLGGCVIAGDVRPYPAMAPVEPIMPPSAQATAGAIYAAGPGLQLYSDRRARDVGDLLTITLTENTTAQTTANTSTSKESELSIGTPTIFGAPVTLGGKDILSASAAGSRDFTGKGTSAQSNRLQGSVTVTVIQRLPNGNLVVQGAKNLRLNRGDELVQVQGIVRAADIFPDNTIPSSRVADARIVYGGRGAIAQSNAMGWLSRFFNSALAPY comes from the coding sequence ATGTCGCGTCTTGCCCCTACCCTCCGCCTGCTCGCCGCCGCCGCCCTCATCGCCACCCTCGGGGGCTGCGTGATCGCCGGCGATGTCCGCCCCTACCCGGCCATGGCGCCGGTGGAACCGATCATGCCGCCCTCGGCCCAGGCCACGGCCGGTGCGATCTACGCCGCCGGCCCCGGCCTGCAGCTGTATTCGGACCGCCGCGCCCGCGATGTCGGTGATCTGCTCACGATCACGCTGACCGAGAACACGACCGCGCAGACCACCGCCAATACCTCCACCTCGAAAGAGTCGGAGCTGAGCATCGGCACGCCGACGATCTTCGGTGCCCCGGTGACGCTGGGCGGCAAGGACATCCTCAGCGCCAGTGCCGCCGGCTCGCGCGACTTCACCGGCAAGGGCACCAGCGCGCAGAGCAACCGCCTGCAGGGCAGCGTGACCGTCACGGTGATCCAGCGCCTGCCCAACGGCAACCTGGTCGTGCAGGGCGCCAAGAACCTGCGCCTGAACCGGGGCGATGAGCTGGTGCAGGTGCAGGGCATCGTGCGCGCGGCGGACATCTTCCCGGACAACACCATTCCCTCCAGCCGCGTTGCCGATGCCCGCATCGTCTACGGCGGCCGCGGCGCGATCGCCCAATCCAACGCGATGGGCTGGCTGAGCCGCTTCTTCAACTCGGCGCTGGCGCCGTACTGA
- a CDS encoding flagellar basal body P-ring protein FlgI produces MRAVLALLAVFALVAPASAERIKDLAQVGGVRGNALVGYGLVVGLDGSGDRTSQAPFTVQSLKNLLGELGVNVPANVNPQLKNVAAVAIHAELPPFAKPGQPIDITVSSVGNAVSLRGGSLLMAPLRGADGQVYAIAQGNLIVGGFGAQGKDGSRVSVNVPSVGRIPNGATVERALPDVFSGGGDITLNLHKNDFTTVSRMVAALNNAFGEGAARAIDGVTVAVNAPSDPGARIGLLARIENLELTPGSAPAKVVVNSRTGTVVIGAQVRVGAAAISHGSLTVTINENANVSQPGAFSGGQTVVTPQSTITATNDGSRMFKFNGGTTLDEIVHAVNAVGAAPGDLIAILEALKQAGALSAELEVI; encoded by the coding sequence ATGCGTGCCGTGCTGGCACTGCTGGCCGTGTTCGCGCTGGTCGCGCCCGCCTCCGCCGAACGCATCAAGGACCTGGCCCAGGTCGGCGGCGTGCGTGGCAACGCGCTGGTCGGCTACGGTCTGGTGGTCGGCCTGGATGGCAGCGGCGACCGCACCAGCCAGGCGCCCTTCACGGTGCAGAGCCTGAAGAACCTGCTGGGCGAGCTGGGCGTCAACGTGCCGGCCAACGTCAATCCGCAGTTGAAGAACGTGGCGGCCGTGGCCATCCATGCCGAGCTGCCGCCGTTCGCCAAGCCCGGCCAGCCGATCGACATCACCGTTTCCTCGGTGGGCAACGCGGTCTCGCTGCGCGGTGGCTCGCTGTTGATGGCGCCGCTGCGCGGTGCCGATGGGCAGGTCTACGCCATCGCCCAGGGCAACCTGATCGTGGGCGGCTTCGGTGCGCAGGGCAAGGATGGCTCGCGCGTGTCGGTCAACGTGCCCAGCGTCGGGCGTATTCCCAACGGCGCTACCGTCGAGCGTGCGCTGCCGGATGTGTTCAGCGGCGGTGGCGACATCACCCTGAACCTGCACAAGAACGACTTCACCACGGTCTCGCGGATGGTGGCGGCACTCAACAATGCCTTCGGTGAAGGCGCCGCGCGTGCGATCGATGGCGTCACCGTGGCGGTCAACGCGCCGTCCGACCCAGGCGCACGCATCGGCCTGCTGGCGCGCATCGAGAACCTGGAACTGACCCCCGGCAGTGCGCCGGCCAAGGTGGTGGTCAATTCGCGTACCGGCACGGTGGTGATCGGCGCGCAGGTGCGCGTGGGCGCCGCGGCGATCTCCCATGGCTCGCTGACCGTGACCATCAACGAGAACGCCAACGTCAGCCAGCCGGGCGCGTTCAGTGGCGGCCAGACCGTGGTGACGCCGCAGTCCACCATCACCGCCACCAACGATGGCAGCCGCATGTTCAAGTTCAACGGCGGCACCACCCTGGATGAAATCGTGCACGCGGTGAATGCCGTGGGCGCGGCCCCGGGCGATCTGATCGCCATCCTGGAAGCCCTCAAGCAGGCCGGCGCGCTCAGTGCCGAACTCGAGGTGATCTGA